A genomic segment from Legionella quinlivanii encodes:
- a CDS encoding TatD family hydrolase, with product MLIDSHCHLNFIDLTEFDNNLDNVIRQAKDNDVQHFLCVCVDLSDYDTLCTIAKRYNQVSISVGLHPNSLIEKEPDAALLIQMASHPACIAIGETGLDYYRNETADGPELQRSRFREHIRAAIQSNKPLIIHTRQAAEDTLRVMKEENADAIGGVMHCFSETWDIAKQALDMNFYISMSGIVSFKNAAVLHDVAKKVPLDRLLIETDSPYLAPVPFRGKQNHPALVKYVAQAVADLRQMDYEEVARITTENFKCCFKL from the coding sequence ATGCTGATTGACTCCCACTGCCATTTAAACTTTATCGATTTAACCGAATTTGACAATAATCTGGATAACGTCATTCGACAAGCAAAGGACAATGATGTCCAGCACTTTCTCTGTGTCTGCGTCGATTTGTCTGATTATGATACTTTGTGCACGATCGCCAAGCGATATAATCAGGTTAGCATTTCCGTTGGCCTTCACCCAAATAGCCTGATTGAAAAGGAGCCTGATGCGGCATTGCTGATACAAATGGCAAGCCACCCCGCCTGTATTGCCATTGGGGAAACCGGACTTGACTATTATCGGAACGAGACTGCAGATGGGCCTGAATTACAACGCTCCCGGTTTCGCGAGCATATTCGGGCAGCGATTCAGTCAAATAAACCTTTGATTATTCATACCCGTCAGGCAGCCGAAGACACACTTCGGGTGATGAAAGAAGAAAATGCGGACGCAATTGGCGGGGTAATGCATTGTTTTTCAGAAACCTGGGACATTGCCAAACAAGCTCTGGATATGAACTTCTATATTTCAATGTCTGGAATTGTCAGCTTTAAGAATGCAGCTGTTTTGCACGATGTTGCTAAAAAAGTGCCGCTGGATCGTTTGTTGATTGAAACTGATTCCCCGTATCTTGCGCCTGTTCCCTTCAGAGGCAAGCAAAATCATCCCGCGTTGGTTAAATATGTGGCTCAGGCGGTTGCCGACTTAAGACAGATGGATTATGAAGAGGTCGCGAGAATTACCACTGAAAACTTTAAATGCTGTTTTAAATTATAA
- a CDS encoding ligase-associated DNA damage response exonuclease — MGIDASTVISLKPEGLYCIPGAFYIDPLASVKKAIITHAHSDHARMDHQEVLATSETIELMQIRYGEDCKTRFQGLAYHSRIKVKDVTVYFLPAGHILGSAQIVIVFKGYRLIISGDYKRSIDPTCAAFETEPANLLVTEATFGLPVFKHPPIESELNRLLVSMKKHPGTCHIIAAYALGKAQRLIKSLRISGFDEPVYIHGALSTFCEFYQQKGIDLGDLRSASQLSPQTAAGKLVICPPSALQDRWNRRFGDIRLGYASGWMRIRARAKQKGIDLPLVISDHADWNELTQTIEEINPELLWVTHGSEEALVYYARQKGYQAHALHLLGYEENME, encoded by the coding sequence ATGGGGATTGATGCCTCTACAGTGATTAGCTTAAAACCTGAGGGACTTTATTGCATTCCTGGCGCTTTTTATATTGACCCGCTTGCTTCAGTTAAAAAAGCTATAATCACTCATGCGCATTCCGATCATGCCCGTATGGACCATCAGGAGGTTCTGGCTACTTCTGAAACGATTGAGCTCATGCAAATCCGTTATGGTGAAGATTGCAAAACCCGTTTTCAAGGGCTTGCTTACCATTCAAGGATTAAGGTTAAAGATGTAACTGTTTATTTTCTGCCTGCGGGTCATATTTTGGGGAGCGCTCAGATTGTTATCGTATTTAAAGGATATCGCCTGATTATTTCTGGTGACTATAAACGTTCCATTGACCCTACTTGTGCCGCTTTTGAAACAGAACCCGCAAATCTGCTGGTTACAGAGGCGACCTTTGGATTACCTGTTTTTAAGCATCCGCCTATTGAATCAGAGTTAAACCGCTTATTGGTATCGATGAAAAAACATCCTGGCACCTGTCATATCATTGCCGCCTATGCTTTGGGAAAAGCGCAGCGCTTAATAAAAAGTTTGAGGATTTCAGGCTTTGATGAACCAGTTTATATTCATGGCGCTTTATCAACATTTTGTGAATTTTACCAGCAAAAAGGCATAGATCTTGGTGATTTAAGATCTGCCAGTCAACTCAGTCCACAAACTGCAGCCGGGAAATTGGTTATTTGTCCGCCGAGTGCATTACAGGATCGCTGGAACAGGCGCTTCGGAGATATTCGCTTAGGTTATGCCTCAGGCTGGATGCGAATTCGAGCTCGTGCTAAACAGAAAGGTATTGATCTGCCTTTGGTCATTTCTGATCATGCCGACTGGAATGAACTGACTCAAACCATAGAAGAAATAAATCCCGAATTGCTATGGGTTACACATGGAAGCGAAGAAGCCCTTGTTTATTATGCGCGGCAAAAGGGATACCAGGCGCACGCCCTGCATTTGTTAGGATATGAAGAAAATATGGAGTAA
- a CDS encoding cisplatin damage response ATP-dependent DNA ligase, protein MHQFSSLLNELYFTYSNLAKTELLKNYFSTAPDPERGYGLAILAGTLEFPTFKWSMIKELMKEYVDPVLFSLSYDYVGDLSDTIALLWPNQQSLKPLPVLSAIVETFNQLPEERIASYLRDLLNSATTDERWALLKTGTGSLRVGVSARFIKKALAEYGQVDVRDIEHVWHAVKPPYEELFAWLEGHTGYPQIEENIHYHPVMLSHPLSEKDLNSLDLEQYAIERKFDGIRVQLISTDSGKRLFTRTGEDISHSFPDILAGIQGKVILDGELVVKSRETVGSFNELQQRLNRKNPGKDLINKYPAAIIFYDMLSINGEDIRPLTFMERRVCLESWYKENPNSSWLLSELLDLDKQNIFVIRAQILSEKHVAVEGLMLKHKSSPYIAGRPKGHWFKWKRDPMLVDAVLMYAQRGQGKRSSFYSDYTFGLWEDSEIVPIGKAYFGFTDKELYELDKWIRHHTINRFGPVREVEKQLVFEVAFDEVRESKRHKSGLALRFPRIHRIRWDKPAKEADTLAVLRGFLK, encoded by the coding sequence ATGCATCAATTTTCGAGCTTACTTAATGAGTTGTATTTTACATACAGTAATCTGGCGAAAACTGAACTACTTAAAAATTATTTTTCGACAGCTCCCGATCCGGAAAGGGGTTATGGCCTGGCCATACTTGCTGGCACATTAGAGTTCCCGACGTTCAAATGGAGTATGATAAAAGAGTTGATGAAGGAGTATGTGGATCCGGTATTATTTTCATTATCCTATGATTACGTCGGCGATCTGTCCGACACCATCGCATTACTCTGGCCCAACCAGCAATCGTTAAAGCCGCTTCCTGTATTGAGTGCAATTGTTGAGACCTTTAATCAGCTACCCGAAGAAAGGATTGCATCCTATCTTCGCGATCTTTTAAACAGCGCAACTACCGATGAGCGATGGGCCTTATTAAAAACAGGCACTGGAAGTTTGCGGGTAGGCGTTTCCGCCCGCTTTATAAAAAAAGCGCTTGCCGAATACGGGCAGGTTGATGTGAGAGATATTGAGCATGTCTGGCATGCTGTTAAGCCGCCTTATGAAGAGTTATTTGCCTGGCTTGAAGGGCACACTGGCTATCCACAAATTGAAGAGAATATTCATTATCATCCGGTCATGCTTTCCCATCCTCTGAGTGAAAAAGATTTGAATTCTCTGGATCTCGAACAATACGCTATAGAAAGAAAGTTTGACGGGATTCGCGTTCAATTAATTTCTACCGACTCGGGTAAGCGATTGTTTACACGAACGGGAGAGGATATTAGCCATTCATTCCCGGATATTCTTGCCGGAATACAGGGAAAGGTAATATTAGATGGAGAGTTGGTTGTCAAAAGCCGTGAAACTGTTGGCAGTTTTAATGAACTGCAGCAGCGTTTGAATCGGAAAAACCCTGGTAAAGACCTGATTAATAAATATCCTGCTGCCATTATTTTTTACGATATGCTTTCTATTAACGGCGAGGATATTCGTCCACTAACTTTTATGGAGAGAAGAGTCTGTCTTGAATCGTGGTATAAAGAAAACCCGAATTCCAGCTGGCTATTATCTGAACTGCTCGATTTGGATAAGCAGAATATTTTTGTAATTAGAGCTCAGATACTTTCCGAAAAACATGTAGCTGTTGAAGGGCTTATGTTAAAACATAAAAGCAGCCCTTATATTGCAGGTCGTCCAAAGGGCCATTGGTTTAAGTGGAAACGAGATCCGATGCTGGTGGATGCTGTATTGATGTATGCTCAGCGCGGGCAAGGGAAACGTTCCTCTTTTTATTCAGATTATACCTTTGGTTTGTGGGAAGATAGCGAGATAGTTCCTATTGGGAAGGCTTATTTTGGATTTACAGACAAGGAGCTTTATGAGCTCGATAAATGGATAAGACATCATACCATTAACCGGTTTGGCCCTGTGCGCGAAGTAGAAAAACAGCTGGTGTTTGAAGTGGCTTTTGATGAGGTACGTGAATCGAAGCGCCATAAATCAGGTCTGGCGCTTCGCTTTCCAAGAATACATCGTATACGCTGGGATAAACCGGCAAAGGAAGCTGATACCTTGGCGGTTTTGCGCGGGTTTTTAAAGTAG
- a CDS encoding MFS transporter: MNENKLVYLGFLSSFCLVTFDSFQPALPAITSYFETTHAIGQLTLSLFFFSFGVAQLFWGPIIDYFGRRKALFSSLYVFLFATLICIFATSIEILIIARIIQGFAACSSNIIAFSTARDVEDNIDRARLLSHLSMIVTASPIFAPLIGSLIFVNFGWRANFIFMALLAIVLFWASIPFLKESRYWQRSGKTIWHYFQYYREILWHRKLWIGTIMVTFSYTCLMIIVVNAAYLVIDSLSYSPQAFAIIFACNGLTIIVGNYFGIWLREYKSLVWNIRFGNLLMVVGSTLLILLYIRYGITLTSLAPVLLLSFGLSISNPPTVSLILADYTEQAATALGFVNTFRMCMSSVLGGLVGVFLMQYPSLFSVSLFACAVIGLIASLFCKE, translated from the coding sequence GTGAATGAGAATAAGCTGGTTTATCTTGGTTTTCTATCTTCCTTTTGTCTCGTAACCTTTGATTCTTTTCAGCCAGCATTGCCCGCAATAACCAGTTATTTTGAGACAACCCATGCTATCGGACAATTAACGCTCAGTCTTTTTTTCTTTTCTTTTGGAGTAGCTCAACTCTTTTGGGGTCCAATCATTGATTATTTTGGACGTCGCAAAGCCCTCTTTTCAAGCCTATACGTTTTTCTTTTTGCCACCCTGATTTGCATTTTCGCCACCAGTATTGAAATATTGATTATTGCAAGAATCATTCAGGGATTTGCAGCCTGCAGCTCCAATATAATCGCCTTCTCCACTGCGCGTGATGTAGAGGATAATATTGACCGAGCCCGTTTACTCTCCCATCTTTCGATGATCGTTACCGCCTCCCCTATTTTCGCGCCGTTAATAGGCTCACTTATTTTTGTCAATTTTGGCTGGAGAGCCAATTTTATATTTATGGCCTTGCTGGCTATCGTCTTATTTTGGGCTTCCATTCCTTTTTTAAAAGAGTCTCGCTATTGGCAGAGGTCAGGCAAGACGATCTGGCACTACTTTCAATATTACAGGGAAATTTTATGGCATAGAAAATTGTGGATAGGAACCATTATGGTTACATTTTCCTACACTTGCCTGATGATTATCGTGGTAAATGCCGCTTATCTGGTTATCGATAGTTTAAGCTACTCGCCCCAAGCCTTTGCCATTATATTCGCCTGCAATGGATTAACAATTATTGTGGGGAATTATTTCGGAATCTGGCTAAGAGAGTATAAATCACTCGTATGGAATATTCGTTTTGGTAATCTATTAATGGTTGTTGGTTCGACATTACTAATACTCTTATATATACGCTATGGAATTACACTGACCTCCCTTGCTCCTGTTCTATTACTCAGTTTTGGACTCAGTATTTCCAACCCGCCGACCGTCTCTTTGATTCTGGCTGATTATACTGAACAAGCCGCTACCGCCCTTGGTTTTGTTAACACCTTTCGTATGTGTATGTCCTCGGTACTCGGAGGTTTGGTTGGTGTTTTTCTTATGCAATATCCCTCACTGTTTTCAGTCAGTCTTTTCGCTTGCGCTGTTATTGGTTTGATTGCCAGCCTCTTTTGCAAGGAATAA